A single genomic interval of Dysidea avara chromosome 8, odDysAvar1.4, whole genome shotgun sequence harbors:
- the LOC136263889 gene encoding uncharacterized protein isoform X3 has translation MKDLRWICSSRYSQTVPLANSVKMKPAKKKHDRPSKVAEAPEPTNKQLELVTRQPSHPTQTNDKSKLATETKQLPQETPEPKLSWMGVQHTVKIPEKVIFTPPANKTQPAVAATSSSHYGPALPSAIKGNKGSSDSSDDEIVEVKKKHKKKHKKQVKQHKSHKRKHKHM, from the exons ATGAAAGACCTTCGATGGATTTGTTCAAGTCGATATTCACAGACAGTTCCGCTAGCGAACTCAGTGAAGATGAAGCCAGCGAAGAAGAAACACGACAGACCTTCTAAAGTTGCAGAAGCTCCCGaaccaacaaacaaacaattggAATTAGTAACTAGGCAACCCAGCCATCCCACACAAACTAATGATAAGTCAAAGCTAGCAACAGAAACTAAACAGTTACCACAAGAAACTCCAGAACCTAAGCTATCATGGATGGGTGTACAACACACAGTCAAAATACCTGAAAAGGTGATTTTTACTCCACCAGCAAACAAAACACAGCCTGCAGTAGCTGCTACATCTTCCAGTCATTATGGGCCAGCCCTCCCTTCAGCCATTAAAG GTAACAAGGGGTCTAGTGACAGTAGTGATGATGAGATTGTtgaagtgaagaagaaacaTAAGAAAAAACACAAGAAGCAAGTGAAGCAG CATAAGAGTCACAAGAGAAAGCATAAACACATGtga
- the LOC136263889 gene encoding uncharacterized protein isoform X1: MNMVNARPPRSVKMKDLRWICSSRYSQTVPLANSVKMKPAKKKHDRPSKVAEAPEPTNKQLELVTRQPSHPTQTNDKSKLATETKQLPQETPEPKLSWMGVQHTVKIPEKVIFTPPANKTQPAVAATSSSHYGPALPSAIKGNKGSSDSSDDEIVEVKKKHKKKHKKQVKQHKSHKRKHKHM, translated from the exons GTCAGTGAAGATGAAAGACCTTCGATGGATTTGTTCAAGTCGATATTCACAGACAGTTCCGCTAGCGAACTCAGTGAAGATGAAGCCAGCGAAGAAGAAACACGACAGACCTTCTAAAGTTGCAGAAGCTCCCGaaccaacaaacaaacaattggAATTAGTAACTAGGCAACCCAGCCATCCCACACAAACTAATGATAAGTCAAAGCTAGCAACAGAAACTAAACAGTTACCACAAGAAACTCCAGAACCTAAGCTATCATGGATGGGTGTACAACACACAGTCAAAATACCTGAAAAGGTGATTTTTACTCCACCAGCAAACAAAACACAGCCTGCAGTAGCTGCTACATCTTCCAGTCATTATGGGCCAGCCCTCCCTTCAGCCATTAAAG GTAACAAGGGGTCTAGTGACAGTAGTGATGATGAGATTGTtgaagtgaagaagaaacaTAAGAAAAAACACAAGAAGCAAGTGAAGCAG CATAAGAGTCACAAGAGAAAGCATAAACACATGtga
- the LOC136263889 gene encoding uncharacterized protein isoform X2, with the protein MYLLFSSESVKMKDLRWICSSRYSQTVPLANSVKMKPAKKKHDRPSKVAEAPEPTNKQLELVTRQPSHPTQTNDKSKLATETKQLPQETPEPKLSWMGVQHTVKIPEKVIFTPPANKTQPAVAATSSSHYGPALPSAIKGNKGSSDSSDDEIVEVKKKHKKKHKKQVKQHKSHKRKHKHM; encoded by the exons GTCAGTGAAGATGAAAGACCTTCGATGGATTTGTTCAAGTCGATATTCACAGACAGTTCCGCTAGCGAACTCAGTGAAGATGAAGCCAGCGAAGAAGAAACACGACAGACCTTCTAAAGTTGCAGAAGCTCCCGaaccaacaaacaaacaattggAATTAGTAACTAGGCAACCCAGCCATCCCACACAAACTAATGATAAGTCAAAGCTAGCAACAGAAACTAAACAGTTACCACAAGAAACTCCAGAACCTAAGCTATCATGGATGGGTGTACAACACACAGTCAAAATACCTGAAAAGGTGATTTTTACTCCACCAGCAAACAAAACACAGCCTGCAGTAGCTGCTACATCTTCCAGTCATTATGGGCCAGCCCTCCCTTCAGCCATTAAAG GTAACAAGGGGTCTAGTGACAGTAGTGATGATGAGATTGTtgaagtgaagaagaaacaTAAGAAAAAACACAAGAAGCAAGTGAAGCAG CATAAGAGTCACAAGAGAAAGCATAAACACATGtga
- the LOC136263890 gene encoding uncharacterized protein, with translation MGANTVLLLDTLYNNDSVIRATSKVMSDSELVVESLETTVDHINKYNKVVQYGTTTWCCVVMSVGLSLFGVLILLAGLTYMEVGVVIPNKVERYLNNEVTKMVEDKLLLQVKQLKVSMELETVSTITLAINGGGTVISVYQLQIL, from the exons ATGGGAGCTAATACTGTATTACTTTTAGACactttgtacaataatgacAGTGTTATTAGAGCTACCAGTAAGGTGATGTCAGATAGTGAACTAGTAGTGGAGTCTCTGGAGACAACAGTTGATCATATTAACAAATACAACAAAGTTGTACAATATGGTACTACTACCTGGTGTTGTGTTGTGATGAGTGTTG GACTATCATTATTTGGTGTACTAATCTTGCTGGCAGGACTGACGTACATGGAAGTAGGAGTAGTAATTCCAAATAAAGTGGAAAGATATCTGAATAATGAAGTGACAAAAATGGTAGAAGACAAGTTGCTACTTCAAGTAAAGCAACTAAAGGTGTCCATGGAGTTAGAAACAGTCTCAACTATCACTTTAGCAATCAATGGTGGtggtacagtaatatcagtttaTCAACTACAAATCTTATAA